The stretch of DNA ataatttagtgaaaatattaaaaaaagcttattcataaaaatatataatcacTTCATTTTACTGAAAGTTCTATTTTTCATAAGTgttctaaataaaaaaaaaaaaatttaacaaatttagcttttatttattattattttattttttttagtttcttctttttttttttttttatatttaattttatatttctttatgtATCCacttcaatatatatatttttttttaatttaaagatttatttgtttattagAACATTTTAAATTCTATATACtctacaaaaaaattaaaacataataaGTTGTTATagattaaatttttttttttttttttttttttttttgttttgtgtATTTTTGTATGATACAAAAATAATAggaaatgataaaaaataattatatttatatacttataattttacaagatgtatatttattttcgtaaatttatatctttttttttttttaatgcatCAATGAAAATTGTATGAAAAATAGTAGgtgaatattttattatttttaacttgaataaatgtaataaataattttaagaatatattaagaataaaatttatataatcataggtaaaaattaaattttttaaataaataaaaaatataaaaaaaatcattttccTAAAATTGTAAAACCAAAAAACAAGTAATATAAGATTCACATATTTATGACTAAcataaattttgaaaaaaatttacaaaaaaaaataaataaaaaaaaaatttaaaggtagcaaaaaaaaaaaaaaaaataaaataaaataattaaaatttaactagaaaaaaaacatagaatttttttgaaattcttataaatttaaacGAAATAAAGAACTAAGAGGAatctacaaaaaaaaaaagaaaaaagaaaaaagaaaaaaatatttaatattaaatatattaagatatccaatatttttttaataggagaataaaaaaatgttgatAGCATGaaagaagataataataatataagtaaaaaattaagaaaaagaaaaaaaagaaaaagtagaaaattttcttatctttcatttaaaaaagaaatagcaAATTTATatgagaaagaaaaaaatattttaatgcaGATGCAAAATGGGAATTCATTAccagataataaaaaaataaataatttgatAAGTATTCCTGAAGACAAATCATTGACTattcttaataaaaatgaaataccaaataatttaaaaaacaaaacaatTAAAGAAAATCTTAATTGTAGacaaggaaaaaaaaaaaaaaaaaagaatgttTTATacaattcaaaaaataacatGCAAGAGAAAAACTTAAATAgcttaataaatattttctttaatgaACGTAAAGGTATAAGTAAGATAGGTAATAGTAATCAtaatgttaaaaataaaaagggaAGTATTACTGAATATTCTTCTGTAGAAAgtatttgtaaaaaaaaaaaaggaaattcaaaaaaaagtaataaagaaaatgatgatttaataaatgaacTACTACATATTATCATtacaaaagataaaataacaaaaattaaaaaaaaattattagacAATTGCTTAGTAAATTTTGTTAGTTCAAATATGATGAAATATGTTATaagaaaaactaaaaaagaTATTGACTTTAATATTCTAAAAACTCTTTTGGTTATTAATGTCGATGCAAAAAATATAGATTATACTTTGATTTCTAGAAGAAAAATTGAAATGCTGACTAATTGCATATTtccaaaagaaaaattaagaattaTTAAACGTGTTTTATCTCAAATATTTAAAACAGTCtctattaaaaagaatttttcagaagaatttaaagaaataataatatcgAAAAGTGACTATATTTCATGTGTTAAAGCTGTATCATCTTATTTActaaaaagtgaaaaaaaaaatacaaataattataaaaaatttaaaaaaatatatgaattaagTGTGAAACTTTTGAAacaagaaatagaaaatatagataatataaaaactatagaaaataaaaagaataactctaaaaaagagaaaaatgataaaattataagatCCCTTGACTACATTTATGAAGAACAAAAGGGAcaaactaataaaaatagtgaACAAGAAGAggagaaagaaaaagaagaagaggaagaggaagaggaagaagaagaagaagaagaagaagaagaagaagaagaagaggaaaaagaagaggaagaggagaaagaagaggaagaagaagaaactgaaaaagaaaatgaagaagatgaagaacATGCAGAGGAAGGAGGAGAAGAATCGGATGAGAAAGAAGCAGAAAATAATGCATAtaatgaagatgaagaaaaagaaaaagaaggaaAGGAAAAGGAAcaagaaaaagaatataaacaCATATTTTGTAATGAAAAACAAATACATATAAACGATTTATTAACCAATTTGAATAATTACAAAAGTACCTTAGATGCAGaatattcattaaataataatataaacaattcaaatattttaaaattagttaatgaagaaataaataaaagggATATGCAAATAAAAAGCCTAAAaacttatataaatttaatggaaaatgatataaaattattatttgaaaataataaaataatgaaaaaaaaaattgaggAAATGgaaatgaatataaagaaaaatagttTTCAAAACATTCTAGAAGAATCAAAAAAAGGTATATTTGTCAAGCAGAgtgatattattttaaatatttacgAAAAGGCTCACTTAAATTTCAGTGATATTAAGGAATTAAAGGATAAAAGAGATTATATGAGtattttaaatgtaaaaatagataaaaatccttttaattttaccAATAATGTATCttttgataatataaataaaaattcatctAAAAGTTCAGATATGAATGAGACAgataatttgaaaaaaaaattgaaaaagcTTATAAAATTACTGAACTTAAATATGTTTTCAAAAAACAATGATGGagtatatattaataaaatgaaaaaagaattaaatttagattgcataaataaagaaattgaCAAACTTATTTATGtgatgaaaaataataaaattgctaatgaagaaaatcagaaaaataaaattcttaaaattaaaaatgattccgctttagataaaaaaaaaaaagaaagtgaATTAACTATGACTaagaataacaaaaaaaatagcaCTCAAgtacaaaaaataatggaACAAGAAGACAAAAAAGAGcaagaaaaaagtaaaaataaaatacaaaaaattttagaaaaaaaaaaaaaaaaactagaAAAAAACCCTATAATTAATAACAAAacatattcaaaaaattgtGATGATCCAAATTTCTTGATTTACACTAAACAGAAAAGTGAAAAGACTTTTgaaattctaaaaaataataaatctaataagataaaaaacaaaaaagatataattacTAACAGTTTTAGTGAACATGTTGAGaagcatttaaaaaatgattcaaatgagaataaaaatgaacataaaaaaaatagtctTTTGAGTAATTTAAATTCATATATGAATTCTATCGATTacaaaatacataaaattttatcattagatactattaaaaaaaaggggGAAAACAATTTAAAAGGTGATGTTTCTGatgattcattttttaagaatGAAAAGacaaacaaaagaaaaaattattttcaaaagtTTATGAACTATTGCAATGATAGtgaagaagatgaaaataagaaaaattcaAATGATGAGGAACACATCAAATTATGTAATGAATCCCTTAGTAATGGGAACAGagatgataaaataaaaaaaaaattaaattcgaataatttgaaaaataatttgtgtaataaaaatgtattagatttaaaaaaaaaagtaaccAGTGAAATTTtatctaataataataaacagaaaaaagggaaaagtaaaaataaaatcaaaagcaaaaaaaaaagaaagaataaaaaaaaaagtaaaggatataaaaaaaatgaagaaaatagcAATTTGATAATCcattctaataaaaaaaataaggaaaatgaagatataaaaaGTGGCAAGCGTATgtcttatataaataaacaaaacaaGAGGAATGAAAAGAACATAGAAAATGATAAGCATATcacttatataaataaaaaaaataaaagaaatggaAAGGATGCAGAAAAGAATAAACTTGttaatcatttaaataaaataaatgaaaatgtaaCTGACAGTGGTGATAGTGttgtttataattataatttatataatgcCATTGATGATTTAAATGCTCAATTTTCAAATGTTGTAAAGAATATTCGTATTGATGGGAGTTTTCAAAAGGTTGAAAGTATATATGAAagtgataaagaaaaaaatgaaaagagtGAAACAGTAAATTCTTCAACTAGAGAGGATATTGACAATTTTAGTTTTCATTTTAAGACAgtaaaaaatgattataattttattgaaGTTTTatcaaatgataaaaaaagagagaaaaaaaaaaatatatatgatgaATATATAACTCAAGAAAAAGCAATTGAtggaattattaaaaaaaaatatataagagtaaggaaaattatatatatatatatatatatatataatgaatattaagaacttacatatatatgtatacataaaatttgaagtaaaatatatataatttatatttttttcctttttaaaatttaggGAATATTAAACGTTAGAAAACATGATTATggattcattatttataataataaaaaaattcatatcaGATCAAAAAAAGACATGAATAGAGCAATAGATGGTGATTCTGTTGTtgttaaattaaaaaaaaatataaaaaatgaaattattggAAAAATAGTTTATATTGAAGAGCATCATGGTTCTGATATACAGTATGTTTGTATTTTTAGAGACAAGATAAAAAATCAGAAATTTAATTTTGCTAttccttttaaaaaaaacatacctttaataaaagtattaaatGAACATATTATtgaatatatgaaaaaatatcataTAAGAGATATAAGTAATCAATTAGTTTACATTAAAGTGTTTAGATGGAACTCTAACGAAACCTTTCCGGAAGGAAAAATTGTAGAAATATTAGGGCAAAAtgatatttttcataatatgcAAAAtgctattttattaaatcataatttaaatttcaaTTTAAAAGATGCTTTAGAAGATCAGCATATAAGAGAactaaaagataaaaatacttATGCAAATATTATATCacaagaaataaaaaagagaatcgatttaacaaaaaaatgcATTTTTACAATTGATCCAGAAACAGCAAGGGATTTAGATGATGCTATTAGTATTAGTAAGATAAGtagaaagaaaattattagtTGCAATTACTACATTCAAGTTATTCACAATTTAATTGTTCATAATGGAGaaattgaagaaaatattttaaaaaaaaatctttctTTATTTGTAAAAGATGATagcaatttttttaatattttgaaaagtaataaatatGTTAAGGAAATGgaagatataaaatatgataattttatgaaagaaaaaattgaggaagagaaaaaaaaaaaaataataacagaaaaaaaagcatttaaaattttaacaaaaaaatgtgGAAAACAAACTAAAACTCATCAGAACATTACATCTGatgtaaataatgaaaattttgaaaaaaataaaattcatgATGAAGTAAAAAGCAAAAACAAAGAAAGtagtaatgaaaataataattctattAAATTTATGAATCATATTATGAATGATAAatcaataaaaatgaatgatAATAGTGAAAATtctaatgataataatagtaatagtGAGAATAATGGAGAtgatttttttcaaatttctAATGATTATATTAACACAGAATCGGATACAGATAATATATTAGATgatatttatgaaataaaaggAACACATAAAAAAAGACGTAAAATCtcaagaaatgaaaaaaagcaaaaaaagaaaatatacacagaaaatttttataatatttttactgAAGATTCAGGATATGATAATTATAAGTATagagaaaatgaagaagattTTTTCTActgtaaaataaaatcagAAGATGGTAccgataatgaaaaaaagaaaagtaataaaaaaaaaaaaaatgaaaaaaaaaaagaaataaaaaaagaaaaaaaaaaaatagatatgcTTAATTATGCTTCAAAATCGGATGATGCATTTGAAAAGGGGCAGAAGAAGGAAGACAGTGAGGAGgaaaataatacatataatggagatgaagaagaagatgaagaggaagaggaagaggaagaagatgaagaggaagaggaagaagatgaagaggaagaggaagaagatgaagaggaagaggaagaggaagaagatgaagaggaagaggaagaggaagaagaagaagaggaAAATGAAGAGGAAAATGAAGAGGAAGAAAAACAGAAAGTAGAAATacaaaaagaagaaataaaaaaagaaatatttaataacaataatgttgaaaaaaaaaaaatagacgaagaaaagaataaaatgataaaattccagaaaatatttttagataATAGTGATTATGAatgtttttttaagaatGAAAGAAAAGAtgttaaaaagaataaaaaaagaaaattttcagATAgctatgaatttttttttaaaaaagagtATAACAAAGATATAGGTTATAGTGTATATGATaatcataatttattttgtgaaaaatgcaaaaaatttataacgTTAGAtgatattataaaagaaatgaaagaagaaaaatggaaaaagtataatttatatgaagTGGGTGTTCATATAACAGatgtatcattttttattaaagaaaattcttCCTTAGATATTGATGCCCGTAATAGAGCAATGACAATTTATCTAACTCATACATGTTTTCCAATGATTTCTAAAATTTTAAGTGAGGAATTATGTAGCTTAGATCCTGTAAATAATCGTTTAtgtttatctatttttttttacatggATAGTACAGGTAAAATTGATCATAATTCCTTTTTCATTAAAGAAAGCATAATAAACAGCAAAGTAAAATTTACCTATGAAGaagtttatttaattattagaaattacacaaaattaaaaaaaatggtaaataaattaaaaaaaaaacaacatGAATTCTTTAATAATCAGAAAAGTAGCAATTCTATTTTTGAagatatagataaaaattcTAAAGGTAAAGAtagtaatagtaataatattagtagttctagtaaaaataaaaaagaatatattgatagaaaaaataatatttataaaaaattcttaaatacacatttttacaataatagtaataataatgattcaTGCAAATATCATAGTGCCGAGGATTTATCTACCatactgaaaaaaaaatttgatgaAGATAAAAAGGCTCATAGCGAttttaattttgataaatttaatcatttaaatgaaaaaaataattctatgAATAATTTAGGATGTAAAGAGgaaacaaaatataatagtaataatattattttaaaaagtgcaaatcatttaataaatgaaaaaatattaaaaaatagtaaagttaaaaaaagcATAGAagcattaataaaaatatttaaaaatttaagtaattcaaaacataatttatcaaataaagaaatatttactattataaaaaatttatatgatatgcataaaataacaaaaaaagcAAGAGAAATTAGAAGGAAAAATggatctttattatttaacaaTGACAagattaattttatcttatCTGATGCATGTAATCCAATAGGAATAGTCAGAAAACAATATACTTTTTCTAATTATATGATTGAAGAGTTAATGTTAAGTGCTAATAAACTAATAGCTATTCGCCAATATTTTAGTAAATATAGAGACATATCTGTTTTTCGTTCACATAGTTTAAAAAACGCAATAGAACTTACTGATATAATTGAGTTACTAAAAAAGCATGGGATCCATTTCAAAGTTTGGGATTTAcatcatattttaaaatatttagatgataataaaaaaaattttaaacatgagaaaaaaaatatttttgatattGTTTGTacatatgtaaaaaaaaaaatgattagaGCTGAATATCATacctttaaatatataaaagataataatatgaGTACATATCATTATGctctttcctttttattatacaCTCATTTTACTTCACCAATTAGAAGATATCCTGATATTTTAGTTCATcgtattattaaaaaaattatttgtgACGAGGATAaactaaataaaaagatatgCACAGAacaagaaattttaaaaactgTAGAAACATCCGATATTGTaagattttttaattttgatttttttttttttaatctaaattatttatttcagaatatattaaaatttatatatatatatattttttttttagggaataatagaaaaaatttgtGAAAATTGTAATAATTGCAAAGCAAAATCGAAAAAAGCACAAATGGATTGCGAAATAGTAAGATGTTCttgtatttaattatattttaagtttttattatagatttcattaaatatatgtaaattttttttttttttgtttttaaggcatttttttgtttgtattTGCAAAAACTTGATTATCCAGGATATAATAGAGGTAttaaacttattttttttcaagagtaattttatttttttattgtctttatataaatatttgtttatatattttttttttcatttaggAATAATTATGGATATATACAAGGAAAAATCTTCAATTTATTTCAaatctttttcatttgaaaatgtaaaaaaaataaaataaaaataagataatactactactaataataaaattattatttatatacctttcttaatttttttttttttttgtctttagAATTTATATCATTCTAATCACGAGAAACATTTTCATAAAATGAATAAGGAACACAttgtaattttaaatttatatttaatcattttttttttaaataataatattaaaaaaaaaatgttatttttttttactttttattttcatagaAATATGTTTCAAATTATGTCATCTACCCAAATATTACAAAACaagaagtaaaataaaaaaaaaaggagaaaaaaaaaaaataataataaaataaaataacaattaacaaaagatgaaaatttattcattttataaatttttttttttttttattttagttcACACTTGTTCTCTATAATAAGAATACAAAAAAAGTTAGATTACGAAGGGTTTATAAGgtgtttaaataaaaataaaacaaaaataaatataattttttttaatttgaatatGTCTAACATTTATGTGTATATTATTCCTcacatataaaatataatttaaaaatatatttttttttttttcagcgTTTTGATTATATaccattatattttattcccTTAAACTCAATGCCCCCATCTTATTTTTTAGCTGTTGCGTTTAACAAATAAAcccaataaaaaaaaaaaaaaaaaagaaaaatattggAACATTAAAAGGTtttggtttttttttttaaggaataaaaattattagataattatattttgtataaaaatacatttataatattttatttttcatgtTTAATctaaatgtttttttatatatttatttatttatagatAGTAttagtctttttttttcttttttttttttttttttaaataaaattcttttttattcataaacataaacataataaataattaactAGATATctatgtatttatttatttatttatttattttaaaatatttgttaaaaattaatatatttaatgaagtattttttttgtttaaatttttgtttttattttattttatttttttttttttataaattttaattaaaaatagaaatgactaatattaatatatttgtttacCTTTTTATTTGCCCCATTAAtttgttatatattttagataCACCTTGTTATATTcacaatttaaataaaaaaataaaaaataaaaatttatttatatatggtgataagataaaaaatggaaaatattCTTTACATTATGAAGAATATGTATATGAAGTTTCAAAAGTATATtatgatataattttaaaaaataagaaacaAATAAGAAACAACCAAGAAAATAACTATGACttaataaa from Plasmodium relictum strain SGS1 genome assembly, chromosome: 11 encodes:
- a CDS encoding ribonuclease, putative, whose protein sequence is MKEDNNNISKKLRKRKKRKSRKFSYLSFKKEIANLYEKEKNILMQMQNGNSLPDNKKINNLISIPEDKSLTILNKNEIPNNLKNKTIKENLNCRQGKKKKKKNVLYNSKNNMQEKNLNSLINIFFNERKGISKIGNSNHNVKNKKGSITEYSSVESICKKKKGNSKKSNKENDDLINELLHIIITKDKITKIKKKLLDNCLVNFVSSNMMKYVIRKTKKDIDFNILKTLLVINVDAKNIDYTLISRRKIEMLTNCIFPKEKLRIIKRVLSQIFKTVSIKKNFSEEFKEIIISKSDYISCVKAVSSYLLKSEKKNTNNYKKFKKIYELSVKLLKQEIENIDNIKTIENKKNNSKKEKNDKIIRSLDYIYEEQKGQTNKNSEQEEEKEKEEEEEEEEEEEEEEEEEEEEEEKEEEEEKEEEEEETEKENEEDEEHAEEGGEESDEKEAENNAYNEDEEKEKEGKEKEQEKEYKHIFCNEKQIHINDLLTNLNNYKSTLDAEYSLNNNINNSNILKLVNEEINKRDMQIKSLKTYINLMENDIKLLFENNKIMKKKIEEMEMNIKKNSFQNILEESKKGIFVKQSDIILNIYEKAHLNFSDIKELKDKRDYMSILNVKIDKNPFNFTNNVSFDNINKNSSKSSDMNETDNLKKKLKKLIKLLNLNMFSKNNDGVYINKMKKELNLDCINKEIDKLIYVMKNNKIANEENQKNKILKIKNDSALDKKKKESELTMTKNNKKNSTQVQKIMEQEDKKEQEKSKNKIQKILEKKKKKLEKNPIINNKTYSKNCDDPNFLIYTKQKSEKTFEILKNNKSNKIKNKKDIITNSFSEHVEKHLKNDSNENKNEHKKNSLLSNLNSYMNSIDYKIHKILSLDTIKKKGENNLKGDVSDDSFFKNEKTNKRKNYFQKFMNYCNDSEEDENKKNSNDEEHIKLCNESLSNGNRDDKIKKKLNSNNLKNNLCNKNVLDLKKKVTSEILSNNNKQKKGKSKNKIKSKKKRKNKKKSKGYKKNEENSNLIIHSNKKNKENEDIKSGKRMSYINKQNKRNEKNIENDKHITYINKKNKRNGKDAEKNKLVNHLNKINENVTDSGDSVVYNYNLYNAIDDLNAQFSNVVKNIRIDGSFQKVESIYESDKEKNEKSETVNSSTREDIDNFSFHFKTVKNDYNFIEVLSNDKKREKKKNIYDEYITQEKAIDGIIKKKYIRGILNVRKHDYGFIIYNNKKIHIRSKKDMNRAIDGDSVVVKLKKNIKNEIIGKIVYIEEHHGSDIQYVCIFRDKIKNQKFNFAIPFKKNIPLIKVLNEHIIEYMKKYHIRDISNQLVYIKVFRWNSNETFPEGKIVEILGQNDIFHNMQNAILLNHNLNFNLKDALEDQHIRELKDKNTYANIISQEIKKRIDLTKKCIFTIDPETARDLDDAISISKISRKKIISCNYYIQVIHNLIVHNGEIEENILKKNLSLFVKDDSNFFNILKSNKYVKEMEDIKYDNFMKEKIEEEKKKKIITEKKAFKILTKKCGKQTKTHQNITSDVNNENFEKNKIHDEVKSKNKESSNENNNSIKFMNHIMNDKSIKMNDNSENSNDNNSNSENNGDDFFQISNDYINTESDTDNILDDIYEIKGTHKKRRKISRNEKKQKKKIYTENFYNIFTEDSGYDNYKYRENEEDFFYCKIKSEDGTDNEKKKSNKKKKNEKKKEIKKEKKKIDMLNYASKSDDAFEKGQKKEDSEEENNTYNGDEEEDEEEEEEEEDEEEEEEDEEEEEEDEEEEEEEEDEEEEEEEEEEEENEEENEEEEKQKVEIQKEEIKKEIFNNNNVEKKKIDEEKNKMIKFQKIFLDNSDYECFFKNERKDVKKNKKRKFSDSYEFFFKKEYNKDIGYSVYDNHNLFCEKCKKFITLDDIIKEMKEEKWKKYNLYEVGVHITDVSFFIKENSSLDIDARNRAMTIYLTHTCFPMISKILSEELCSLDPVNNRLCLSIFFYMDSTGKIDHNSFFIKESIINSKVKFTYEEVYLIIRNYTKLKKMVNKLKKKQHEFFNNQKSSNSIFEDIDKNSKGKDSNSNNISSSSKNKKEYIDRKNNIYKKFLNTHFYNNSNNNDSCKYHSAEDLSTILKKKFDEDKKAHSDFNFDKFNHLNEKNNSMNNLGCKEETKYNSNNIILKSANHLINEKILKNSKVKKSIEALIKIFKNLSNSKHNLSNKEIFTIIKNLYDMHKITKKAREIRRKNGSLLFNNDKINFILSDACNPIGIVRKQYTFSNYMIEELMLSANKLIAIRQYFSKYRDISVFRSHSLKNAIELTDIIELLKKHGIHFKVWDLHHILKYLDDNKKNFKHEKKNIFDIVCTYVKKKMIRAEYHTFKYIKDNNMSTYHYALSFLLYTHFTSPIRRYPDILVHRIIKKIICDEDKLNKKICTEQEILKTVETSDIGIIEKICENCNNCKAKSKKAQMDCEIAFFCLYLQKLDYPGYNRGIIMDIYKEKSSIYFKSFSFENNLYHSNHEKHFHKMNKEHIKYVSNYVIYPNITKQEFTLVLYNKNTKKVRLRRVYKRFDYIPLYFIPLNSMPPSYFLAVAFNK